The Mastacembelus armatus chromosome 14, fMasArm1.2, whole genome shotgun sequence genomic interval GGATTGTGTATTTAAAATCCACATTAGCATAAATCTCTCAtaattaactgaaaaaaaaaaaaaactaactgaaGTCCCTTCTGAAGTCTTGGATGCTATCAGTAACCATTTATGCTCTATACTTGGCTAAAGAGTGGGTGACACTATAGAGAAACATATTGGAGCTTCGGTGTAATTTGCCTATCTTTAACTGATATCGGCAATATATATTTATGGAAAGAAAACTTCTGCAATTCTTGAATTcactgtatgtatttatgtgcaTAACTGGTGCACATTATTTTACTCTATTGAGGAATTAATGAGAAAACTACAAGCATTAATCAGAATATATAGAACTTAGAACCTTGAAGAaaatttttgaatattttttcttttctaatactAGGGGCTTTGTATATCCACTGTATtcctttaagtttaaaaaaaaaggaaagaaaagaaaagtcacACCATTGGCAATAACACTTTATGGAAAAGTCACAAAAGATACCAATAATATGCAAAAACATGATATACAAAACCATCATTATTTCACTTATGTTCCAGCAAAGTATTGATGCATGTAAACAACAACACTACCTAAAATGTATTACAGTGCAATAAAATACTACAGCAATAAAATACTTCAGCACATTCTCTCCTGTGTAAACCTACACtcaaaagtgcaataaaaaaaacgTTAATCAGCCTTTTCATGCTTATGTGCATGATTATGGTGCTGACAACATTATGaatactgtattttacatgTTGTTATAGCGCTGTCTCCTTTATGGCATGTTTGGTTGCGGTTTGTGCCTGGGCTTGATGTTGAGAAATCTGGTCCTTCTTTCCAGTCTCTGCTACCGTCACTGCAGCAGTGTTTATCACTGAAGGTATCGCCACTGGTTCTTCAGCAACATACTGTGTGAATGCTGTATTACTAACGCCTGTGTAAAAGAGAGAACATTTCACAATCTGTGAGCAACAGTTTTTTTTGCACATGCTAAAAAGGCAAATGTGTCATTGAAGACCGTGCTTAAACTACATAAAGTAAAATTTTTAAACTAGAAGATGTgttgaataaatgaattcagCAGATTAATTGAGGATGCTTGGTTGGAGatagccctgtgatagactagcgacctgtccagggtgtacccctgcctttcacccaaagagagctgggctAGGCTcaagcagatccctgtgaccctacttaggaataaatgggtatagatgatggatggatggtttgcagtggcttgaaaaaaaaatcaatataaaaagtttcacatataaaatgaaatataattacaaTGAAGGTATGGAAATGTCTCTGCATGGTGTGCAATAAGTTTTAAGTTAGATGCAttataaatagaataaaattaCTTATTAAATTACTGCAAGTGTTGAATAGAGCTCCTATTTTATGATTGGTGCCTCAATTCATCTTCTTCATACTTAAAACTGAGCGCAAGTTATCTTTATTTCACGTATGTGTCTTGTCTCAAGACGGCCAACAGTGTGAAGGCACTCTCTGTTTAGTCATGTTTTTTGGGATTCACTTCCTAAAGCTAAAAGCAACACATATCAATAATAATCACATCACATTTCAACTACTAGCACAAAATCCAAGTCACCAAACGTGCCGGAATTAAAAGTGGTAGTCGTCTACCCACCTCTTCGCTTTTGTCCTTGGGAGTTCCTCTCCTCCAGGCTTGATTTAGATTTACTGCTCTCCTCAGATGGATTAGAGTCTTCATTCTCtgtaacaataaaaactgtcataggtttactttttaaaatacatttcaaatagaAAGAGATTTTGTGGTGCCACTCAGACCTGCAATAagaaaattttacattttatggaCCCCcctttatatttacattttatgaagCAGAAACAAGTAAAACCACTACAAATGATCTGCTTCATGCATCAACAGAAGATGAAACTAGCCGCAGCTTTAATCTGATACTACTGGTGGGATTAGATGCCATGCAGAAACTGTGAAAGTCTGCTTACCTTTTTTCCAGGCAATGTGTGCTCTCCTTAGTTTAATTGCGAAAAAAATGACCACAACCAGCAGACCAAAGATCAAGCATGTCACCAGAAGGACCAGTAAGGATGAGTTCCTTCCACTTCCAGTTTGCATATTTTGGTCATTAATACGCACTAGACAGAAATCCAATGATTAGTTCAGTGAAACCTTCAGCACATTTAAAgctttttacatatttttactttgtgcATAACAAGacattcattattattttcacaCTAGAGGAACACTATAGGGTCTGATAATGCTGGTACTGCTACTGTTAATAGTGTACCTGTTATGTTTCCCTCTGTGCTGTTGGTCTCCACTGTTGTCCCAGAGACAGATTCTTTAAGAAATCATGAAGACAGAAGGCACAATAATTAACAAACTGCTGTAACACTGTTGTCTAACAATCCAGCTGTAGTTAAACACAATTATCACTAGATGGCATTAGACATTTGTCAGGAACATgtgtacatatattttaaagtaCACTGGATATCATTACCTGTTGTGCTTGTTTCATTACTGATGGTATTATTCCTCACCCTGGTTAAGGTTGATATCACAGAGGTTTTTGTCTCAtctacaaaaaataaagaattttaATTAATCTcatgaggggggaaaaaaaaaaaaaaaaaaaaaaaaaaaaaatcagtaaaaatgtaaattctgtaaaagaacagaacatttcagtttcacttAAAGACTAGTAAATGAATAACTAAATGTTAATTCAGAAGCGTACTTCACTCCTAATAATTTTAAACATCAAGGTTTTCAAACTGCAGACCTTTGATTATGCTCTACACTTAATTTGGAAGATCTCTTCACCTTTGTGGAGCCTCAGAGTTCCATCCTCAATATTCATATACATCCATCATATACATACATCTACCATAACCGAGTTTCACACTAGAGTCTGAAACTTCTGTCACAGGAAACAGATCTTGTGATAGTGCTGCTGTGGTTAAGAGACCAATCTATATTCACTATGAAAGCTGAGCTTGTCAGATGTTTCTATCCCACAGGCTGACATTATGTATAATATACTACAACCATaacttttaactgtttttagacagtgtttcttttgttttcattgctgcAGCATTTTTTCACTTAAAGCCTATGTgccatgaaaataaaacaaaagaaaacagtctCACTCACAAATAGTGCTGACATGTGAGCCTGTGGATGTAACAGGGTTCAAGCTAGATGGTGCTGTAAATGTCTTTGGCTCACTTGAGGAACCACTTGATGGCTTAATAGGACTCTGTGATGAAGGCCTATTCATGTCTCTGGTTGGAAAGTACACTGTTGTTCTTCCATGCCTGAACCAACCAGCTGTAGTTCTCAGCCCTCCCGTTGACCTTTGAGGCTGGGCTGTGGGTGAACTGGCCATGGTTGTAGGGTGGGACTGCGCTGCTGTGACAGAGAGGGCTTCACTTTATTAATGAGCAGAAGAAGTAGTGAATTCAAGTCAAAATTCTTGTTGACATTTGAAAAACCTGAAAATCACCCCGGCCTGTTTTTCAATTAGAATACAGTAAACCAGACTATTCACAACATACAAAAGAGGAAATGACAGTCTGGTGTTGTGGACAGTGTCATGGAGCAATTTATGAGAAAAAACTCTCTCCAGTGCTTTCCCTGTTTTGTGACGACACACCAAGGCTTTCACTGTTCCTCAAATATAGCACCATTTATGAAGAAGTATTGAACGTAAACATTTTGACTAACAGAAGGGTGATTTTCAGTTCTGGTGAATATTTTAAGTAGACTGTTGACACCACATACTTGTTACAGTCACTAATACAGGAGCAGATAAGTAAGTATCAGGTTAAATAAACTACTCACAATTTTTTCCAATGTTGACAAAGTTCGTCAGAGGTTGTGAGACAGACGGATGGCGAACAAGGCATTTCACAGTGTGTCTGGCCTCCACTGACTTAAGACTAAGTATATCCACAGACATGTATTTGTTATCTTCATGAGAGACTTGGGCAAGACCTGTGGAATAGGATAGATGGCATCAATATCCATTGCTAACTAGTACATCACCTTTGATCAAAATCAAGATTTAAACATTTCCAACAGAGgcattcaaaattaaaatgaaaagatgaataGGCATAGATTTATATGTTCGTAAAAGTGTTGATGTCCATCATTAAAGGATTTATGGTAATTTAGTTTATAAGCATTATCAGGGCTCATTATTATGGGAAAGATTACTGTAACTGGGACAAGTAGTGTCATCAGTAGTTGAGCCCACTCTGTGGTTGCTGACTAATTTTGATTCACCTACAAAGAGGCCAGTAAAAGGTACTCTACAATCCACGAGACTTTtgataaaattatatataaatgaaGGATTCACATTGCTCATTTCACCTCTTTACACTGCTGCATCATAGTGCTACATGAGAAAAACATCCAGTACAAAAAGAGCAATGTGAATGTTCAGAATAGCAGTGCACAAGCATTGTACAGCACCACAAACATGCAGCTAAATTTAACAGGGGTTGGCTGTTTTATGTGAGTCAAATTCATGTCATGTGATATTCTATGGGTCACTttgtttcacttcttttttGTAGTTATAGTTCACAATTTCAGTAATTAGAACTTACCAACAATTTCAGGCCCATGGTCCAATTTCCAAGAAATCTGGGGAGGATAGTGGTTCCCCTCAGCAGtgcattttataaaaacatttcctttttccaTTCCTTTACTCATTTTGGGAAGACCTTTAACAGAATGGACATCAGACCAAATATTATTGGAATATCATGAAATGCTCATCCAATTAACAATACCATGGTCATGGTGGGTTATGATGGCAGTCATAGTTGTGTTAGTAAAACTACTAATTCACTGTCAGTGGTACATTTAGTGGTTACAGTCATATCATCAGTAAGTGGAACATTATTCTCACCTAACACTGTCACCTCCACTTTTTTCTCTATTGTGTGGTGGTCATACTGAGAGCATGTGTAGTTGCCTCCATCTTTAAAGGTCACATTGGAAATACGGATGGTGAATTTAGACTCAGACAGTTTGTGTATACTGTACCGCTTGTCTtgtaaagctgaaaacaaataagAGAAAAGAGAACAGATGTTTCATAATCTTGATGCAAAATTCTGAGAGATTGAGATTTTTGGATGTTTGTTGGAGTGTTGGTGAAATATGAGTGCAAAATCTACCATCTTCACCTCGCTTGTGTTTGAAGAACATAATGTATCCTTTAGGATTCTTCCATTCCACAATGGTCTTGTGAGCATTCTTAATGGGGCAGGTCAGCTGGAGCGTCTGACCTTTTATCACAGACACACGCTGCCACAGTGCCAGTGAAGCTACAATCACATAAACAGGAATTAATACAGTTTGGTGATACATGCAGTATTTCATAAAACAACCAAATCCAGACAGCTCTGCTcttcacaaaaacatgaaattaaatcaTCATTTTAAGAGGAGTGAAAGTGTTTCCCTTGCATACAAAGGTCACTGAAGCTGAAACCCTATTTCTGAGAGATTGACACATCGTTTCTTCTCTGTGACACTGGAGGTGTCAATGTTCTTCACTCTACTACAAAAAATGCACTTGTGTTGTGACAGGAAATGTTGTGGTCAGTTCTTTAAGGGtgaaagagaaagcagaggaggtgttagaaaaaatataaatttgctGTGGGCTGCTGATGGGGGCTTTGGGGGCTTTTTCTTTCCTATGGTTAGAGCTGTTTGGAAAACACGTTTGTGGGCCCTTTTGACACTACCTACAAAGGCAGTGGGCTTgtagaataaaacattttttcacatgCATGTATTACAGTACTTTAAATGAACACTGAATCTATGAAAACCAGAGAAAATCACTTGGGTTGATTTATAAAGAGCATTTCATTCCACAGCCAAAACtctatgaaatgtaaaatagatGCAATACATAAATGGAAATAATATGATATATagtacatatttaaatatagaCATACATGCTGTCCTGGAATGAAATGTACAAAATAGCTGAATCGAATGTAATTTAAGAAAAGAGGGATGAAAGAGATTTATAGATCTTGATACATCAAAATCATGACAAATAATATAGAGTTCAGCAAGCATAAACTTAGACAAATATGTTTGATTAATCAGAAGTAACAGAATGTGTGGATTTCCTCAATAGAAAACACCAGACCTCGTCAAAGCATGTAGAAGAACGTAATGATTTCATAAGCAAAGCCATTACTTCCATCAGATTCAGTTTTCAACACCAACTTTTCATAACAAAATAATCAAcaagtaatgaaaataaacaactcACCCTGTATAAGCAGTATGAAGATACTGAGTTGTAGCTTCAGTTCCATCTCTGTCACTCGCTAACGATCGCCCTTTCACTTTGCAGCATTTCCTCATCATTTGATCTATTTGTACTGCA includes:
- the crtam gene encoding cytotoxic and regulatory T-cell molecule isoform X2 — its product is MELKLQLSIFILLIQASLALWQRVSVIKGQTLQLTCPIKNAHKTIVEWKNPKGYIMFFKHKRALQDKRYSIHKLSESKFTIRISNVTFKDGGNYTCSQYDHHTIEKKVEVTVLGLPKMSKGMEKGNVFIKCTAEGNHYPPQISWKLDHGPEIVGLAQVSHEDNKYMSVDILSLKSVEARHTVKCLVRHPSVSQPLTNFVNIGKNSQSHPTTMASSPTAQPQRSTGGLRTTAGWFRHGRTTVYFPTRDMNRPSSQSPIKPSSGSSSEPKTFTAPSSLNPVTSTGSHVSTIYETKTSVISTLTRVRNNTISNETSTTESVSGTTVETNSTEGNITVRINDQNMQTGSGRNSSLLVLLVTCLIFGLLVVVIFFAIKLRRAHIAWKKVFIVTENEDSNPSEESSKSKSSLEERNSQGQKRRGVSNTAFTQYVAEEPVAIPSVINTAAVTVAETGKKDQISQHQAQAQTATKHAIKETAL
- the crtam gene encoding cytotoxic and regulatory T-cell molecule isoform X1 → MELKLQLSIFILLIQASLALWQRVSVIKGQTLQLTCPIKNAHKTIVEWKNPKGYIMFFKHKRALQDKRYSIHKLSESKFTIRISNVTFKDGGNYTCSQYDHHTIEKKVEVTVLGLPKMSKGMEKGNVFIKCTAEGNHYPPQISWKLDHGPEIVGLAQVSHEDNKYMSVDILSLKSVEARHTVKCLVRHPSVSQPLTNFVNIGKNSAQSHPTTMASSPTAQPQRSTGGLRTTAGWFRHGRTTVYFPTRDMNRPSSQSPIKPSSGSSSEPKTFTAPSSLNPVTSTGSHVSTIYETKTSVISTLTRVRNNTISNETSTTESVSGTTVETNSTEGNITVRINDQNMQTGSGRNSSLLVLLVTCLIFGLLVVVIFFAIKLRRAHIAWKKVFIVTENEDSNPSEESSKSKSSLEERNSQGQKRRGVSNTAFTQYVAEEPVAIPSVINTAAVTVAETGKKDQISQHQAQAQTATKHAIKETAL
- the crtam gene encoding cytotoxic and regulatory T-cell molecule isoform X3; translated protein: MELKLQLSIFILLIQASLALWQRVSVIKGQTLQLTCPIKNAHKTIVEWKNPKGYIMFFKHKRALQDKRYSIHKLSESKFTIRISNVTFKDGGNYTCSQYDHHTIEKKVEVTVLGLPKMSKGMEKGNVFIKCTAEGNHYPPQISWKLDHGPEIVGLAQVSHEDNKYMSVDILSLKSVEARHTVKCLVRHPSVSQPLTNFVNIGKNSAQSHPTTMASSPTAQPQRSTGGLRTTAGWFRHGRTTVYFPTRDMNRPSSQSPIKPSSGSSSEPKTFTAPSSLNPVTSTGSHVSTIYETKTSVISTLTRVRNNTISNETSTTESVSGTTVETNSTEGNITVRINDQNMQTGSGRNSSLLVLLVTCLIFGLLVVVIFFAIKLRRAHIAWKKENEDSNPSEESSKSKSSLEERNSQGQKRRGVSNTAFTQYVAEEPVAIPSVINTAAVTVAETGKKDQISQHQAQAQTATKHAIKETAL